From a single Nicotiana tomentosiformis chromosome 2, ASM39032v3, whole genome shotgun sequence genomic region:
- the LOC138905558 gene encoding uncharacterized protein, with amino-acid sequence MFTTDRRTDCGRKNRSLQDNEVSGMRDPSCPRLSEYNFNVSHEKHQRSTVSLNVLDFKIKRVLVDPGSSDNIIKWRVLDQATLTRSIIPATKLLVGFNLASVTTRGEIFLPTNAEWVMKMTLFEVVDGDMGYNILLGRQWLHEMGVVPSTYHQLLKFPTPEGIKQIRGDQPATMEMNAISISSSNGKEHAA; translated from the coding sequence ATGTTCACCACCGACAGAAGGACTGATTGCGGTAGGAAAAATAGATCATTACAGGATAACGAAGTGTCAGGTATGCGGGATCCTTCCTGCCCCAGGCTGTCAGAATACAATTTCAAcgtcagccatgagaaacatcaaagaagcacggtttctttaaatgtgctagactttaagattaaacgtgttctagtggatccaggaagttcagaCAATATCATAAAATGGAGAGTATTGGATCAAGCTACACTTACCagaagcatcattccggccacaaaactcctcgtcggattcaaccttgcgagcgtgacaacccgaggagagattttTTTGCCCACGAACGCTGAATGGGTGATGAAAATGACTCTTTTTGAAGTGGTGGATGGTGACATGGGATATAATATTCTTCTGGGAAGACAGTGGTTGCACGAGATGGGAGTTGTACCGTCAACATATCATcagttgctgaaattcccaacgcCCGAAGGAATTAAACAGATAAGGGGCGACCAACCGGCGACAatggagatgaatgcaatttcgatATCCAGTAGCAATGGGAAGGAACATGCAGCATAG